From the Scylla paramamosain isolate STU-SP2022 chromosome 13, ASM3559412v1, whole genome shotgun sequence genome, the window TAAATTTGTTTGCCACAATACTAGTTCATGGACCATATCATGCAACAAACTTGGTGCAATATTTCATAATGTGAAAAGAGCAAGAcatacactgacagacagagtaaGCATTTTTAATGATATAGCATGTCATATAAGGAAAGTCatatacaaaaattaaagaTCAAGTAATTTTAAGTCAGAAATATTCAATGACCAAATGTCTTTAATTCCATGGTTTAGAAATTACTGACAAGTGGCTATACAGTCCTGTCTTCTATCATCCAGCTGATTACTATTACCATATGGAGTTTGCTGTCTTTTCTATTAATTACTACATCTATACAGCAAGTTCTTGAATTTCATTTTACCTTTACTTTCGAAAACCTTAATGTGTAATCACATTGACATCCTGGGGAAATGAAATACCCAAGAGCAAATAAAAAGTACCACTGTCAAGGTGACAATACCCACCattcctgccctccctccccatcccccatcACCAACTCCAAGCTCATTCATATTTAAATGTCCTGTAACTTCTAAGCCATAGCACTGAAAGCATTTGACTATGTAATATtttcaacttaaaaaaaatttgatCTTTCATTTCTGTGAGCATGCAGCTATCTTCATGGATCAACCTGTAGATAAAATGCAAAGGTGTGTTTCTGATTTCCAAACTCCACCACTTTCTGGCAATTTTTATGATATACTAAACACTTCCCTAGATTCCAACCTCTCTTAAGTACATAAACATTTCTCATAACAGTCTTTTAATTACTTTCCTAACTCTTCTCTCCCAGAATATCACAAATCTCTTAAATTGATGCATTATTGGAAATAATATTTTCTGGTTTGTTTTATAATGCATCTTTGTGAAATGTAGTTAGTAATACTactgaaaaatggaaaacacctACATCCTCTTCAATGCATGTATTTTTCAGATAATGGTATTTGTTAAGTGGCATATTCATTACTCAAGTTTAAGTGAAtataaaaatctataaaacattTACTTTCATAACTCTGTTACAAACCTTGAGTTTGGACACTGCTGAGTAAAATTATCAGCTTTTCCACCATGATTCTATCATTAACTGTTCTTGTGTCAAAATCCATTTTTTGTGATTTCAGTCACCTGGtcctaaaagagagagataaaaagagagaaattttgAGTTAAAATAGTGAGCTAAAAAGAGAAATCTACAATTAAAATAGCTCACATTTTGCAACAATGATTTTGACAGAAATGCCAAACAAAACACTGGCTGTTATTTACCTTGTGCTTCatataagagagaaagacatcCCAGATCACTGTAACAACATTTATGTAGAGCACTCGGTAGGGAGCTGGCACCAAGTAAAAGTTGATGGCCTGTGATGGCGGCCAGAGAAACCAGTCAAactaaggaaattaaataaaaaattaacattatatGCCAAACAATAACACCATTTTCTCATTACAGAGTAACATCTACAACGTTTTCTTTGAATTTATATACAAGCTGTTTACATGTTTCTCATTTTATATGACACTTACAACATAAACTGCAGGAAATTTCTTCTTAAATTCCTTCCAGGATTCAGCTAATGTGTGTCCTTCAAGCAGTCCAGCTACAATGAAGAAAGTCACGGCAAAGAAAGGTGCTGCAAGGAACTGGTCTGCCATGATCTTTTTAAAAATCACTTTCCCAGTCTTCTGTGGCAGCACCTGGATATCAAGGAACACAGTTACCAGGAAAATTAAAATCAATAATAACTAGGACCAAAAATTACACAGAAATAATCATACATTGGTGATCAAATTTCATAACGACCCCTACTGTAAATAGCACTGTAGAGTAATCAAAAAGATTAAGATTTAGGATGTCTTGCAATAACTACTACTGTGAAGCTACATTGTAATGAGTAGTATTTTCCTCACCTTGTCAAGCCAGATGTAGAAGATATGGTGTGGGGGTCCCTGACTCACCCCAACCAGAAATAATCTGCCAGTCCTTTCAACATCATAATTATGTTTGGTGCCTACACCCCTGACATGCTCTAGCTGCTGTTGAATGGCATCCCCAAAAGCCAACATACCACCAGAAGTCACAGTGTTAGTTATCCACAGGTAACGGCCAAACAACCGTGACCATAAGCGCTGAGCTTTTCTTAACATGACTCCTTCACTATTCTACAGTGCCaactggaaaagagagaataagaaaaattcttAAGTAAAGGTTAGAAAATAATGACAGGATGGTCATGGCCAGCTAAAAATGATGAGCTTTGATGACCACTTATATCCTGATCAGTAACATAAGACCAGGTAATAGGTGCTTTAAGCTGCAGAGCAACTTAACCCTATACTATGTTGGATGGGTCAAAAACAACCCAGTCTAGCtgatttttcccaaataaaaaTTCTAAACAAAAGAGTTTTAGGAAATTATTCTTACTATGTCATTCAAATTTGATAAGAAATGACCATGTaacaaaattctgcaaaaaaaTTGGTCTAATCTAtgatattttatacttttctttcaatCGCTTGCAAAGCAAtgtgacaaaaaacaaaaatcagtGATCAATGAGTTCACTGTTGATGGTCACTTCCTTGCCAGCCATACAATAAATTTccctgtgtattttttattaatttattttcatttatttattttttcattttatttatttattttttattttattttatttatctatttatttaattttatttatttacttattttatttatctatttatttatttatttatttattttctattttattcatttatttatttattttttgtgtgtgtatgtgtgtgtgtgtgtgtgtgtgttttggtacataattttTGTGGTTATTATTCCCTTTCCTGCAATatttcacataaaaatataagaacatatggCTATGGAGGGGGC encodes:
- the LOC135106431 gene encoding mpv17-like protein 2; amino-acid sequence: MLRKAQRLWSRLFGRYLWITNTVTSGGMLAFGDAIQQQLEHVRGVGTKHNYDVERTGRLFLVGVSQGPPHHIFYIWLDKVLPQKTGKVIFKKIMADQFLAAPFFAVTFFIVAGLLEGHTLAESWKEFKKKFPAVYVFDWFLWPPSQAINFYLVPAPYRVLYINVVTVIWDVFLSYMKHKDQVTEITKNGF